In Pyrus communis chromosome 15, drPyrComm1.1, whole genome shotgun sequence, the genomic stretch atattgccaattggttttatggtggagcTTCAACTTCTTCATGGTTTTAGAACAGGTTGTCTTACGTGTGAAGTCCAATGACCACACGTGCTCTACGACACCCAAGTTGTGTTGTTTacatgttaggcttgaaaattcgtcaaaCGTGAATAGAAGTGTTGAGAATAAATCTCAtattgatgaaatgatgaacctTTTATGTGCTTATAAATAATTGAACTAGTCATTATATTACTAATTGTTTTACGATGAAACTTCAATTTCCTTGGTAATAAACAAGAAGCATCCTTTCACCTTTTCGTAGACAagctttgtttatttttgttcttccgAAGCCGCAGCCCACACTGAATTTGGTACATacaacacatatatatatatctccgaaaaagttattttaaaaaaaaaaaaaaaaaaagagagagaacgaGTAAAAACTATAAAGGACAAAAGATAGGAGTGAATGGGTGGTCTCTTTGAATTTGAAGTTTGAATCTTCaacattttttctttcaacaatgCTGCTAAATTTTGATGAGTATTCCACCACTAAACACTACAATTTCGACACAATTATGTTTCCTGTACTTGGGTGGACGATTAACCATTGTGGTTATCTGATATGCTATTATTATTAGAGTGGTGCTATTCATACCTTcatttttatctctcacacatccgtttcaattttcaatcgtctgatcgaatgaattaaagaagattgaTAGACAAAAACTAATAAGAGTGTGTAGTTGGTAAAAATAGGTTTATGAATAACGCTACACTTACTATTATTTCGACATGCTTATGATTGCATTTTTATTCAAATTGTTTTTGTCCAAAATATTCGCCAAAGtgaacaaccaaaaaaaaaaaaaaaaaatcttaatatGGATATAATGCCTTAAAAGTGATGATTACAAATTGAATCCCTCCCCCTGGACTCTTTTTTCGGGTTCGGTTCATTCTTATACCTTTGGAATTTTCAATCTTAATTTTGCTTGTCTTCTAGTCTTATTTTATCACATAAAGTCCCAGACTAaaatgtttttatgtaaatacaAAGATTTGGAGCTCCCCATGATTGTTGATGATACCTTTGGTATTTTAGAACTTAATATTGCTGGTCTTCTAGTCTTATTTAGTCACATAAAGTATATCATGCACAAATGGTTTTATGTAATACAAACACTAGTCGGAGCTCCCCAGGTCCTCCtgtcaaaaacaaaattaccaTTTTCACTAGAAATCGACTAAAATgaatagaaattaaattttaattgttgaACTAATTAAATCAATTATCAACAATATGTTAATTAAAAATCAATGGTAAAAAATTAACGACATAATAATCAGATTTCAAAGATATATTAAGAAATGAGTTTTGATCAACGTCGACTCTTCCTTCTAATACTCCATTAACCaatatttaaacttttttcATCTCTCCTTATGATGTGCTGCACTCTctttgggagagagagaaacggCTGAGGGGTATCTTTGGAAATACCGTTGAAACGGTTGGAGTGCCCGCCAAATCAATCAAATAACACCAAAAATTATACATCACAGTGACAGCTATTCGTGagaatcaaaaccctaatcgtCTATATAATAAAAGAACTACTTGCTGCTAACTCCACAAGTTCCCAGAACTGCTTAATCTCAAGCACTCTTTTGTATTGCTTTAGCGTGACATATTTTCTTGGGATTGTGATAAGGAAAGAAAATGAGCAACAGCACAGTTCCTTTGCCTAGTAACCTCATACCAGATGAGGCCAGTCCGGCATGGATGAACAAAGGCGACAACGCGTGGCAGCTGACAGCCGCGACTTTGGTCGGCCTCCAGAGTATCCCGGGGCTCATGATCCTATATGGTGGCGCAGTGAAGAAGAAATGGGCCGTGAACTCGGCCTTCATGGGATTCTATGCTTTTGCTTGTGTTCTTGTTTGTTGGGTTGGGTGGGGATACCATATGTCATTTGGGGATGCCCTAATCAAGAATATTCCATTTTGGGGGAAACCTAACGTGGCACTGAACCAGCAGTATCTCTTGGGCCCTGCATTTAGTGGGAAATTGCCAAATGCCACAATGGTTTATTTCCAATTTGTGTTTGCAGCAATTACTTTGATTCTAATTGCTGGGGCACTTTTGGGAAGGATGAACTTTTATGCTTGGATGTTGTTTGTGCCTTTGTGGCTAACTTTTTCATACACCATTGCAGCTTTTAGTATTTGGAGCCCTGATGGGTTTCTGGCCAAGAAAGGAATCATTGATTATTCTGGTGGGTACGTAATCCATCTTTCTTCCGGTGCCGCTGGGTTCACAGCTGCCTACTGGGTAGAAAACCCTTCTCTCTCATTCTATTTTGTTCATTCTTTTTCCGAGTTCTTCACCAATATGTCCCTCGGAAATCTCTTTCTTCATGGAAGAAACAATAAGCAACGTTTTGATGGAGAAAATGGACTAAACTGTCATTGGACTCGAATATTATTGCATCGAACATTAACAGTTGATCGGCGagtttcttgttttctttatgtAGTTCGATTCTTCAAGTGTTCCTCACTAACATTAATAGTTACACCAAGTATGTTTTCAATTGCTAAACTTTTATGTGGAGCACATTTTGTAGCAAAAATCACCTTCTCTACAACCCTTCGAAGTCTCCCTCTTTTCAAACATTTTTGCAATACGTCTCAAAACCAGAAACttattgagaagtatgatttgaTTCGGGATCTAATACGCGATGCAGGTTGGTCCTCGTTCAAACAAAGACAGGGAAAGGTTTCCTCCCAACAACATTCTTCTTATGTTGACTGGTGCAGGACTTCTCTGGATGGGCTGGACAGGGTTTAATGGAGGAGACCCTTATGTGGTCAGCGTTGATGCCTCCTTGGCTGTGCTGAACACTCACATCTGCACTGCTACCAGTTTGCTCACTTGGCTCTTGCTTGACATTACTTTCTTCCGTAAACCTTCGGTCATCGGGGCAGTTCAGGGAATGATCACTGGCTTAGTTTGCATCACCCCTGCTGCTGGTAAGTTCACAAAATCTACAGTTCTGCACATCCTTCATATAAATGCTCGATGCAGGACATCTTGTCTTTAAGAGGCACAACGCCCTGATAAACTCTCACAtctactcaattttttttcaaattccggTTTGAGATTTTAAGTATCAAATTTCAGTACCAGATACTAATAGCCATTGATGCATTTTCAAACTCATATATATAGGTGTTGTGCAAGGATGGGCAGCAATAATAATGGGGATATTTTCGGGCTCAATCCCTTGGTTTACCATGATGGTtgttcacaagagatctttgcTCCTTCAGAAAGTTGACGACACAATGGCTGTCCTCCACACTCATGCCATCGCAGGTGCCCTTGGTGGAATCCTCACCGGTCTCTTTGCCCACCCACGGCTTAGCTTCTTGTTCTATACCAAATATGGACAGTACGTTGGCTTATTCTACGGTTTCCATATGGGAGATGTCAGCACGGGCTTTCGTCAAGTGGGAATCCAACTTCTCGGGATCTTTTATGTTGTTACACTAAATGTTGTGGTCACAAGCATTATATGTCTTGTGATACAATCCATCATGCCGCTGCGAATGTCCACGGAGGATATGGAGATTGGTGATGAAGCAGTTCATGGGGAAGAAGCTTATGCTATCTGGGGACAAGGTGAAAAGCTTGGAAATTCAAAGTCTGGAGGATATGATATTGAATCATCAGCTGCCAAAAGCAGAAAAGCTGCTCGACAAATTGAAATGGTTTAAAATTCTAGATTTTAATGCTACAAATTGCTCAACAGAATCTTGAAAGATAAGAGCTTTGTAATGTTGAATTCTATATGTCCTATAGACATTTTCAGATTCTGATTTCTCAgagaaattttcaataaaatcaataTATCACATTTTCGATTATGCTTCATCTTGGTTAGTGTAAGAATCTAATGGCCAAAAAAATCTCAAAGTATCGTGGAGCATACAAAACAAAATCTCAAAAATACGGCAATTACATCTTAGTTTCCACCGCTGTACATAAACTATTTGCAATTAACACCACTGTCAACACCACAGCCATGATAAtcatccctcttttttttttcttttttttttttttttttttaatttgatacgTAAATGTGCTGAAAATATTCATATATGTGAAAAGACTTTTGAAGTGAAGTTGAAATATCAAGGTATCTGATGGCTCATTGAAATTGattatttaatttcaatttttactttCATCTCAACAATAAAAAAGGAAATGATGATGACAAGCTAATCCCATGAATATATGTATACAGGAGGGCTTGAAGATAATGGACtccgtttttctttaaaatgggAATTAATTATGGGGCTCATATTATATTAAACTTCAATAATCTATAACCCAAGTGGAAAATACTTGGAAAGAACCAAAACTGGACCAGTAAATTGGACCCCATAACCTcatgaaaataaaaaccaaacataACAAGGTTACTATCAAAGCATATGCAAATGGTGAGGTGTAACCCCATCATATATGTATTTTCTATGAACCAACAAAGAAGTGGGGAACGAAAATCTAACTCAGGACTCCTTGCAAAGTACGCTCTGAAATCTTGTTAAGTAAGAACTAGATTCAAAAGTTTAGATTATTAGATAATGAACCAACAATATGCATCAAGCTTACAATACTAAAACTATGTCCGAAAATGACACTATTGatagaatttaaatttattaattaatatattataaacTTGTTTCTCATAAAAATCTTATCTCATCTTATACTGTAATACTGGAGCATCATATAAAGCCACGGCTTCTCTTTTATACGATTTCTTATCTAgatcttaaaatttataaaattattttaaaaactttttttcttaatttctgataagattctTTAAATTTTATCTCATCTTATTCCAAATCTAACCAACTCATTTGTACACTTGAAAACCCATCACTTCAATATTTCTCCTCCTATATTTCTACGATGGACAGGTTGCTAAACAAAAGGATCCAAGATCGTGAGGAAAATATGGTTTCTTAGGCGCAATGCcaaaaggaaagggatcctttccggatcttttcctcctaatccatcaaATCGGAAAATTTGTGcatgttgaatcaaatttcaatgacatAGATTCCTTAATTTGGTGGATTAACAAAAAGGGATCtgaagaggatccctttccatgcCAAAATATTAGAGCTCGTCTTCCAATCCGGCCACCCAAGTTAGGTGACCCAACCAAGTTCACAGCACTGCCGGGTCtccaaaaataaacaaacgAAACAATATGCCGAGCTGCTCAtgactcctcactttggtcattgagatttgaaatcaatagaattgtaccctaagtttgtccaccatcaatcattttggttcttccgtgaaaatctccattaaataagcatataatgacaaaaattccctcaatttttgtcaaatcatttggcctattgtttattagattaatggtatttttgtcattttgatctttatttaacataatttttttacgtAAAGACCAacatgattgatggtggacaatcttagggatcacttctattgagagaccaaagtgaggagttatgtaaATCTTATGGATCAAAATGGTTAAAAAGCCTTACATATACATGATAGCTGTCACAACCTAGCATTTAGCAGATGAATTTGAACCCTATATATTATAAAAGAAACCAAAATAATTAGCAAGGCCTTGGAACCTGCAGAGTGGAGAACACTTGGAATGTGttaatcataaaaaaattcagaaaaattCCCGACAACGCGAAAAATTATTCCTTAAGCATCATTAACTTTAGTCTAGTCTCCATTTTGAGCCAATCTTAGGCATTAATTTGGTATTTTTGTTACAATATTGAATTGTTTAGACTTTGATGCCAAACTATCAACAATCATATTATGCTTTTAAATTGGCATCAGAGTACAAAaggaatataaaaaaaaaccaatcagAATATTGTGGTCAAATCATATTCATCTTTATCGTATGATTTCGTAACACTTAGATCTCCACTTTGATGGATGAGAATATGTGATTAATACGTTAAATAAGGCTAGAAAGTCCCATCCCATGATTatttcaaaggaaaactaataaaaaaaagcttgaaaattttgagttttaataataaagacaagataaaaggtaaagtaaatagtatcaagattgactttttagtgtaaaaatgtggtttttcgttaaattgaatagtaccgtaggctttttattaaaactcccTTATTCCAAAGGCAAAGAAGATTACGAGTTTCACTTCTGTGTGCAAACCAAAGTTTCTTGCACAAATAAAATAACTATGATTCTGCTTCGAATAGGTGTGATAGTTGACAACTTAAAAGGGACAACCTAAAAGTCACATAAAACAAAGCACTAAAACTTTAGGACTTTCGTTCGTCCTAAATTCCTAATAGACATGTAAACTTAGCTGGATGATGAAGACATATACATCACACCTAAGACGCTAATTTGGAAAAGCCACCGATGTTCGTTCCATCTTAGCAAACAAACCcactttatttcattttcaacGTTTAAGAAAATATGCCTGGTTAACCCAAGTGGCGAGGGAGAGTAGGTGAGATCAGTAACTGAGTTAGGGGAGGAGCAAGAATTTTAAATCAAGAGAGGTTCAAAAGTCTCAGCCTAAAATGCttctttgatttaaaaaaaataaagatatgtCATGTCTTGAGCTACTGACCACCATCATTTGGATTTGGTATGACATCGTTCACGTCATCCTTTTCCTCAACTCAACTCCCATGCGTAGCATCACAactcaaattcaaaataaaagtcCTTTTAAACGGAAGAATGAAAGAAGGTCTCTCACCTACTTTCTATCTCTCCTTCTTCTGATCACCTGAGTCCTCCAAAACTCACGATGATGCCAATTAACTCCATAACAACCTCCAACCTTAAATCGAACCTAATGAAAGAAATAAGGAAAAGATTTTGGTTGGGGCCCTAATATCCTGAAAAATCTTTGAAAATCAGAggcataattatttttttttttttgtgtgaagaAAATGTCAGGGTAGGCCTAGGACCATTTTGGTCCCTACATGGCTTTTAATGTAACCACGAGAAAGTTGGAGCTTAGCAAACCAACATGGAAATACCAATGTAAGAATTATAGGTAATGTTTGATAGATTTTTGTACTGGAtgtcaagaaaaataaaatacatggtCATGAGGTTTAGCACAAGTAGCATGATGAAATATGTTAGTAATTGGAACGCGTTTTATAATGCCAAGCTACCTACTTTAGACGAGCATCTTCACAAATGTGTGAGAGTTGGCATCACCTATATTGCGACAGATGGAGTGCCAATTTTTCTTGCGGTAAACAAGTATGCCATCTGTGGAACAAACCCAAGGACACTAGGTGAATTTacacacaaaaaagaaaaggcagaaaagatgaagaatcttaataaaaaaaatggaagacaGAGATTTGAATTGAGATGTCTACCCCAAGCAATGTATGTGGACGGAGCTTTAAATACTTTCGGATTCGTACATGACTTCTTGTAAGGAGTCATTTGaaaattctttgttttgtaGATTTGTGATGTTTATGTAGTGCATTTTTAATGTCTTTATCTAATATTTTGTAACGTATTTAACTAATTTAACCTAAATCTCTTGATACTTGGAAACCCCTCATCCAAAGTTCCAAGCATTATTCTATAGTTCATAAAGTACTTATTTGCTGAATTTGCACTTATTTATGTTTCAAGTCATTGAGTTATTAGCACCATggtctaataatatttttctctACTTATAAGTAacagatcttaggttcgatttttgctaaaggtgaatttgaaccacattattactagctcattgtgaagcTTAGCGCACACACTTAtcttcttagtgtagataatatcgtttattaaaaaaaaaaaaaaaaaaaaaaggtgaaagatACCATGTTCAGCTCAATGACCAAATCCAGGAAGCAAGCATGTCCAATCTCCACTGAGgtatgtggagtttaaagttttgaaaaaaGATGGGATTTACCGATTTACGGTTTAGCATCTCACTACCATCTTTATTAAGGTTTAAAAATCAATCCATTGCGTTCTAGATTAGAACCTTCCTCTTCAATCTATTTCATGTTGGATTAAAACACTACCCCTTTCCTTATTGTAGAATTATTACATGTAATGCcaaatataatcaaattattatagAAGGGAtgccaattttatttttgaaaattaacaTGAACTATCACATTGGGCTTGGTCCTGGTTGACCAAACTTGGCATTGTTCTCTTATTCAAGTATGCGGtcttatttttctctttgtttaGATTTTAAAGAAATTGGGAAACGACTCACTACACGAATATTatctttaaattttatttaccaTCTACGTATTACGAAAGATGtaaattttatcataaaaaagTCTCGGTGTAAGTAGAAGTAGAATCACTTGATACATGTCctattgaatttcaaattttcgatatggaatttttgtattttccacTGTATGAATAGAAATAAGAGAAAATGCAAGGTGATAAACATGAGCGTGACGGTCAGTTGCTTTTTCATCTTTCTAGCAGTATATTTGCAAAActtacaaaaaagaagaaaactttgGTAAATTTAAAACAAGTGGGGCATGGGAAGGGCATTTTGGTCTGGGCATTTGGCAAAAACCTGTAAAGTAAATGAGTAGTTTTCAGACATTGTATTTTTGAGGCATGATTGATTTTGTgtgaacaaacaaaaagaaaaggaatgtGAATagagactgagagagagagagagagagagagagagagagagagagttgtgagAAGCAAAGAAAAGCAAAGTTTTGGGAACCAGGTTGGTACTAAATTAAAGCTTAAACCCCACTTCTCTTTCTCACTTGCAATATTTAttaccaatatatatatttctcaGATCTTTTTCTGCACCTGCAATTTCATCACCTTATTCAACAAGTGAAACATTTCaaactttaatttttgtttaatggGTATCTTTCAAGatgtcattttttaaatttattttggaggaaaaaaaaaatgaaactttctTTCTTATTTCAGAAAGAAATGCCATTTGTGGTTTTGTATTCTTGGGTTGCTGTAGTTGGAAGTGCTTTACTTTGCCTGCTGTCCACTAGCATTAGATTCTTTGCTTTCAATCTCTGGGAGCAATGAGCATTGCAAACTCAAAGACTTTGATAGTTTGATAGTTCATTTTCTGCATTTATGTGTCCATAAAGCCTCCTAGCTTTTCCTg encodes the following:
- the LOC137716735 gene encoding ammonium transporter 2 member 5-like — protein: MSNSTVPLPSNLIPDEASPAWMNKGDNAWQLTAATLVGLQSIPGLMILYGGAVKKKWAVNSAFMGFYAFACVLVCWVGWGYHMSFGDALIKNIPFWGKPNVALNQQYLLGPAFSGKLPNATMVYFQFVFAAITLILIAGALLGRMNFYAWMLFVPLWLTFSYTIAAFSIWSPDGFLAKKGIIDYSGGYVIHLSSGAAGFTAAYWVGPRSNKDRERFPPNNILLMLTGAGLLWMGWTGFNGGDPYVVSVDASLAVLNTHICTATSLLTWLLLDITFFRKPSVIGAVQGMITGLVCITPAAGVVQGWAAIIMGIFSGSIPWFTMMVVHKRSLLLQKVDDTMAVLHTHAIAGALGGILTGLFAHPRLSFLFYTKYGQYVGLFYGFHMGDVSTGFRQVGIQLLGIFYVVTLNVVVTSIICLVIQSIMPLRMSTEDMEIGDEAVHGEEAYAIWGQGEKLGNSKSGGYDIESSAAKSRKAARQIEMV